One Prevotella intermedia ATCC 25611 = DSM 20706 DNA window includes the following coding sequences:
- the secE gene encoding preprotein translocase subunit SecE, which yields MLKRIFTKFLEYCKDCYNELAHKTTWPTRAELTHSAMVVLSASLIIALIVFAFDFISQHVMEFVYPG from the coding sequence ATGTTGAAAAGAATATTTACAAAATTCTTAGAATACTGCAAGGATTGTTATAACGAACTTGCGCATAAGACGACATGGCCTACACGTGCCGAACTTACACACAGTGCAATGGTAGTATTATCTGCTTCCCTAATCATTGCGCTTATTGTGTTTGCTTTTGATTTTATATCACAGCATGTGATGGAGTTTGTTTATCCAGGCTAA
- a CDS encoding site-specific integrase, with amino-acid sequence MDRANDGQGKCSRSVNRRLSALRSYYRYALKRGVVETDPTYNIQGPKRKKVLPQFLKETEMDS; translated from the coding sequence TTGGATAGAGCAAATGATGGACAAGGGAAATGCTCCCGCTCGGTAAATCGAAGGCTGAGTGCCCTACGTTCCTATTATCGTTACGCACTGAAAAGAGGAGTCGTTGAAACCGACCCTACTTACAACATTCAAGGGCCTAAAAGAAAGAAAGTGTTGCCACAGTTTCTGAAAGAAACGGAAATGGACAGCTGA
- the rpsU gene encoding 30S ribosomal protein S21: MIIVPVKDGENIERALKKFKRKFEKTGVVKELRSRQQFDKPSVKKRLKMERAIYVQRLRNAEE, encoded by the coding sequence ATGATTATTGTACCAGTTAAGGATGGTGAGAACATCGAAAGAGCACTCAAGAAATTTAAGAGAAAGTTTGAAAAAACAGGCGTTGTAAAAGAACTTCGTTCTCGTCAACAGTTTGACAAACCTTCTGTTAAGAAGCGCTTGAAGATGGAACGTGCCATTTACGTACAGCGACTTCGCAACGCAGAGGAGTAA
- a CDS encoding serine hydrolase domain-containing protein, giving the protein MPNIYLYGRWGIGVYHHSENDDKVRTLQWLVEEIGHSNIFSVSKSVTALMCGVAVKEGKIRSIDDCVTDYVPELRNADEHFQRLTIRHLLIYAGWLKYSENYSNPFCSMHCCIWHNAFKQIKKLKFKCEPGTKYEYNSMTTAILSYVLERATGVKYADYLSEKLWKPLGMETQATVTLDSKKHRNAKSYGGINTNVRDLAKIGRLVLNQGNWNGKQIVDSAWIAQMYVPAMKEDKDKYSLGWYNFSKSKAICAIGLFGQTIFVYPKYNVVAVRLGENKRCQYDVLVRDVVDLLAKKGC; this is encoded by the coding sequence TTGCCGAATATATACCTGTATGGACGGTGGGGCATCGGCGTTTATCATCATTCAGAAAACGACGATAAAGTACGAACATTACAATGGTTGGTTGAAGAAATTGGTCATTCGAATATCTTTTCTGTGTCTAAATCGGTAACTGCGCTGATGTGTGGCGTTGCTGTGAAGGAGGGGAAAATACGGAGCATAGACGACTGTGTTACCGATTATGTTCCGGAGCTGCGCAATGCTGACGAGCATTTTCAGCGGCTGACGATACGCCATCTGCTGATATATGCAGGCTGGTTGAAGTATAGCGAAAACTATTCTAATCCGTTTTGTTCAATGCATTGCTGTATTTGGCATAATGCCTTTAAACAGATAAAGAAATTGAAGTTTAAATGTGAGCCGGGAACGAAATACGAGTACAACAGTATGACGACTGCCATATTGAGCTATGTGCTGGAACGTGCAACAGGTGTGAAATACGCAGATTATCTGAGCGAAAAGCTTTGGAAGCCACTCGGTATGGAGACGCAGGCAACCGTAACACTCGACAGCAAGAAACACCGCAATGCAAAAAGCTATGGAGGCATAAATACCAATGTTCGCGACTTGGCAAAGATAGGCAGGTTGGTGCTGAATCAAGGCAATTGGAACGGAAAGCAGATAGTCGATTCTGCTTGGATAGCACAGATGTACGTGCCTGCAATGAAAGAAGACAAAGACAAATACTCGTTAGGTTGGTATAATTTCTCTAAGAGTAAAGCCATTTGTGCTATAGGACTTTTCGGTCAAACCATCTTCGTTTATCCCAAATACAATGTTGTTGCCGTGCGCTTAGGCGAAAACAAACGGTGCCAATACGATGTGCTTGTGCGAGATGTAGTAGATTTGCTTGCAAAGAAAGGTTGTTAA